The following nucleotide sequence is from Solidesulfovibrio carbinolicus.
GCTGCGCGACATCTACGACGTCACCGCCCGCAGCGTGGTGCGTTTCGCCGTGGTGGTGGGCATGGGGTTTCGCGCCCAGATAATGATCGCCGGGGTCAACACGGTGCTGACCGCCCTGGGCATGTACCTGATGGGCATCCAGCCGGTGGGGCTGCTCTCCACGGTGGTCTTTTTTTGCGGCCTCATCCCGGTCCTCGGGACGTTTATCTCCTCGGCCCCCATCGTGCTCGTGGCCGTCAACAGCGTAGGCCCCAGCCACGCCCTGTGGGCCATTGTCATGATCATCGTGGTCCACACCATCGAGACCTACATATTAAACCCCCGCATCGTGGCCGCCATGTTCAAGATCAGCCCCCTGGTGACGCTGATCATCCTCTATGTGGGCCACAAGCTTTTCGGGTTGTGGGGCATGGTGCTTGGCGTGCCGGTGTCGGTGTTCATCTTCCGCTACGTCATCCTCGGCCAGGACCTTGAGACCGGCAAGGCCGAGGCCGCGCCATGTCCGGCCTGTCCCACGGAGGCGGTCAAGGAGGGTGGGCGTGGCTAGGAAGCCTTTCGGCAAGGGGGCTTTGGCTTTTGGCTGCGCCGCCAGCGTGGCCTGGGCGGCCTTGGGATTGTCCGCCGTAGCCCGGGCCGGCCTGGAGGAAGGACGCGCCGCCTGGCGCGAAGGCAATTATCCCCGGGCTTTCGAGGAGTTTTTGCCCCTGGCCACGGCCGGCGACGTGACCCTGCAAAACCAGATCGCGGCCATGTATTATATGGGCCAGGGCGTGGCCCAGGACTATGCCAAGGCGGCGGAATGGTTCCGCAAGGCGGCCGCCGCCGGCAGCCCCGAGGCCCAGTACTGTCTGGGTAAGCTCTATTACTACGGCCAGGGCGTGCCCCAGAATTTCGAGGAAGCCGTCAAGCAGCTCACCGAGGCGGCCCAGGGCGGCAAGGGCGGGGCGCAATATCTGCTGGCCACCTTGCAGCTTTACGGCAAGGGCGTGGAGGCCAATCCGGTCAAGGCCTATTTCTGGACGCTTTTGGCCGTGGCCGCTCCAGACACGCCGGCCGAGGACAAAAGCGCGGCCCAGGCCCTGCGCGACCAGATCGGGGCCACGCTCAATAAACGCCAGATCGATTCCATGCAGGCCATGGTCAACGCCTGGACGCCGCGCAAGACGCCGCCCGCGCCTGCGCCAGCCGCCGCCCCGCGCCGGGGCGGTTGATGCCTCGCCGCGCCGGCGGCGGGTTTCTTCCTGCGAAACGCGTCCCTCAATAATCCGTAGGGATTGCCTGGCCGCCTACGGACAGGCTGTTTCTCCCAAAACTCTCGTCTTTCCCAAGAGGCGCGCCGCTGCCCGCCAAGCCCCCCCTTTTTTTCGGATGGGGGGTCCGGGGGGCTCAGGCCCCCGGCCGCCAAGGCATCTTCCTCTTCCTCTCCGCTTATTTACACGGCGCGTCCGCGCCGCTTTCGGCCAGGGCCTTGGCCAGCAGCCTGTCGGCCAGTTCCTGGATGGTGTGGCGGGCCGGATCGAGGCCGATGGAGACGGCCAGTTCGAGGATCTTGTCGCCGGTCTTTGCCGCGTGCCGAATCTTTTCGTAGTCCATCGCTAACCGCGCCGCGCCTGGGTTGAGGGAAGGCCGGAGGATTCCGGCCTGATCCAGCATACGCCCTTGGCGGAGCGGAGGCAACGGCCCAAGGGGGCGGGACGGGGCTCAGTTCTTGACGATGCGGCGGATGTCGCCGGACGAAATGGCCAGGGGGCGGGCGAAGAGCAGGCCGAATTCCAGGCCCTTGATCCAGCGCACCACGCTGGGGATGTATTGGGCCAGTTCGCCGAAGGGCTGGAGCTGGGGGTTGAACGACACGGCCTGATCCACGGCCAGTTCGATGGGCATGTCCTCGTCCAGGCAAAGCCTGGCCCCGTCGCGGCTGAGGTCGCGGATGAGCACGTCGGCGCAGGCCGTGGCGGTTTGCAGGCGGCCCCGGTGGAGCAGGGCGGTTTCGTCGATGCGCACGCGCTTGGCGGCGCGCCGGTCGCCGCAGTCGCGGCAGCGCCAGTAGGAGCTGTCGGCATCGGCCAGGGGAGTGAACTCCTGCCAGGTCGAATGGCCGCAGTGGGGGCAGTTTCGGTATTCGAGGAGCGCCATGGTCGGGCCTTGGTCACGTCTGGCCGTTACGGGACAATCAATTGCCTGAAAATGGTTATCATGCCATCGTTGGCCGCACAAGCGTCGCCCCGGGCCGCCCGCGTCTTGACGGCCCGGCTGCAAGGCTTATCCATGGAAGGTCGGCCCCGCGCCGGCAAAGGAGCGCCTATGGCAGGCCTACTGGCCAGACTCATGGAAATGGCCGGCAAACGCGACGATCTCGTGGTCACCGAGGTCGATGACATTGATAGCTGGGGTTTTTTGCTGTTTCGCGACGGCCGCTACCATATTTACGTCAACCGTTCGATTCGGGACTTCCGCAAGACCATGATTTTGGTGGACGAGCTTGGGCATTACGCCCTGCGGCGGCGCATAGCCCGGCGCGAGCGCCTGCCTGGCGGAGCCGAAAATCTGGTCGAGCGCATCCGTCAGGACAAGGCCTGCGACGCCTGGGCGGCCAAATTCAGCAAACGCCTGCTCTATTTCGTGCGCCGGGGGCTGCACGGCGGAACTTCGCGCCGGCCCCGGCAGGGGCGCTACGATCCGTCCTGGCGGCTGCCGGTCAAATAGGAGCCTGTCCTTTTCTGGCGCAAATCGCCCAGGGCCGCCCTGGGCGGGCACGACGGAACGTGTTCAAGGTCTTGGACAATGGCTTGGCGTCGCAGCCAAAACGGGTTTTCGCCGTCGCCGACAGAGGCCGGCCTCCTGTCAGACGTCGGCGGCCAGCCGGTTGAGCAGGGCGGCCAGACGGTGTTCGTAGCGGTGCCCGGCGGCGATGGCCTCCCGCCAGGCGGCGGCCAGATCGGCCCGGCGATGGGGCTGTGCCAGCAGGCTGACGGCAAGCTGTCCGGCCTGCCTAGGAGAAGCGTAGCGGACGGGGTCGGTCAGAGCGGCCGGGAACAGTTCCAGGCCCGGAGTCGCGTCGGTGATAAGGCAGCCGCCGGCCGCCCAGACGTCGAAATGGCGCTGGGTCAGCCCTCGGGGCAAAAGCAGGCTGGTAGCGTTTAGCGTCACCCCGGCCCCGGCGTAGAGGCCCGGCAGCGCGCCGAAGTAATCCACCGGCGGACGCAGGGATACGTCTTCGGGCAAAAGCTCGCGCCAGCCTTCGTCGCCGTAAACGACCAGCGGCGCGGCCCCGGCCACGGCGGCAAGGGCCCCGGCCCGCAGGGCCAGGGAGGCCGTCTCGGCCCCCAGCCCGGCGGCGCGGCCGGCCTTGCCAGGCCACAGCGGCCCGGAACCCAGTTTTTGCGTCCACCAGAAGTAGTCCGGCCGGCCGCCGTCCGCGACCATGGCCCGGGCCGTGTCCGTCAGCCCGTCCGGCAGCCGGCAGCCGGCAAAAAAGGCGTCGCGTCCGGCAAAGGCGCTGCGCCCGACAAAGACCGCCCGGTCGGCCAGCCCCGGCGCGGGCGTGGCCGCAAGGAAATGGGCGCTGGCCCCAAGCGGCAGATGCAGGGTCCGGTCGGCTCCAAGTTGTCGCAACGGTTCGATAAAGCTGTCGTCGGTGACGGCCAGCAGCGCGCGTTTCCAGAAGCCGCCGCGAAACCGGCCCACTATATGGAATGGGTTGTCCACGAACCAGATGGCCAGGGGCACGCCGGCCTCGGCCAAAAGGGCGGCGGAAATTCCCTCGTCATCCAGGCCGGCGCCGTTTATGGAGAGCAGAGCGGACGGCGTCTGGCTGGACAGCAGCGCAGCCAGGGCGGCCGGGCAGGCTTCGGGGGCGATGTCGACGGCCGGCCGGCCAAGGGCCGTCAACGCCCGGGCGATTTCCGGCTCCAGCAAGCCCTTGGGCGGACGCGGCAGGATGACGCCGGAGCTGCGCGCGGCCCGGTCCGGCCCGGGGAGCAGGGCCAGTTGGACCCGGGCCAGGGCCGGCCCCCAGAATGACGGAAAGAGCCGGCTATTTTGGCGATAGCGAATCAGGCGGGCGGCCCGGACGCGCCCGGGCGACAGATCGCCCGGGGTCAGGCGTCGCCAGCCGGCCGGAAGACGCGCCAGCCAGTCCGGCCCCATGGCGGCCTCGAAGGCCGGGCATTCGAGCCAGTCGGCCGGCTGCCCGCCGGCCAGGGCGGCGGCGACGCCCGGATCGGGACCCAGGCCCAAAAAAAGCGGCTTTCCGCCCGCCGTCAGGGCCTCGAAAGCGGCTTCCCCGGCGGCCAGGGTGCGGCGCGCGCCGGTCTCGTCGATGACCACGGCGCGGTTTGGGCGGTCCATGTGGGCCATGGCGGCGTCTTTTCCTTGAAAGCTTGTCCGGTAAACGGTATCCGGGTTGCCCGTCATGAAAACGTACCGCGACCACTATTTCAACAAGGCCAAGCAGGATAACTATCCGGCGCGTTCCGTCTATAAGCTTGAGGAGATCGAAAAACAATCGCGCCTGCTTGCCCCCGGCGCGGCCATCCTCGATCTCGGGGCCTGCCCCGGCTCCTGGACCCTCTACGCCGCCAAGCGGGTGGGGCCGTCCGGCCGGGTGCTCGCCATCGACCTCAACCCCGCCGGCACCGCCTTTCCGGGCAACGTCACCTACCTTATCGGCGACATGCTCGAACCCGGGCCGGAAATCACCGAGGCCTTCGAGCGTTTCGGCCCCTTTGACGTCGTTTTAAGCGACATGGCCCCCAAGACCATCGGCCACAAGTTCACCGACCAGGCCAGATCGTTGGAGCTGTGCGAGGCGGCCCTGTCCGTGGCCGTGGAGCGCCTTAAGCCCGGCGGCGCGTTTGTGGTCAAGATCTTCCAGGGGCCGGATTCGCCGGCCTTCCAGAAGGGGCTGCGCCAGTTTTTTTCCGCCGTGCGGGTGGCCAAGCCCAAAAGCTCCCGGGCCGAGAGCAAGGAAATCTTCTTCGTGGCCACGGGCTTCACTGCCCCCGTGGGCCAGCCCGACGACCCCGCCCCCTCGCCCTTGCCGCCAAACGACTAGCCGCGCTTCATTATTAAGAGGCGCGACCAAGGGGCCAACCCTCGCCCCTTGGGGCGGCAGCGGACCGGGACCACCCGGACCGTCGACAACAACAGAATACATACACGGGCTAACCCCCGAGACTTTTTCCAGGAGGAACCATGGCCGGACATAGCAAATGGCACAACATCCAGGCCCGCAAGTCGGTGCAGGACGCCAAGAAGAGCAAGTTTTTCACCAAGGTGACCAAGGAACTCATGCTGGCCGCCCGGGCCGGCGGGGCCGACACGGCGCTCAACCAGCGCCTGAAGTCCGCCATCGCCGCCGCCAAGGCCGTGAATCTGCCCAAGGACAAGATCGATCAGGCCATCAAAAAGGGTACTGGCGAGCTGGCCGGCGAAAACCTGGAAGAAGTCCTCTACGAAGGCTACGGCCCGGGCGGCGTCGCCATCCTCGTCGAAGCGGCCACTGACAACCGCAACCGTACCGTGGCCGAAGTGCGCCACCTGCTGTCCAAGGGCGGCGGAGCCATGGGCGAATCCGGCTGCGTGTCCTGGATGTTCTCCCAAAAGGGCGTCTTCTCCTTCCCCAAGAGCTTCACCGAAGACCAGCTCATGGAAGTGGGCCTGGAACACGGGGCCGAGGAAATCATGGACGAAGGCGAGGTCTGGGAAGTGCACTGCGCCCCGGCCGATTTCGAGCCCCTGCGTGCCGCCTTCGAAGCCGCCGGCATGGTCTCCGAGGACGCCGAAGTGGCCATGGTGCCGGCCAACATGGTGGCCCTGGACCTGGAAGCCGGTCAGAAGCTGCTGAAACTCATCGATATGCTCGAAGACAACGAAGACGTGCAAAAGGTCCACTCCAACGCCGATCTGCCCGACGAGATGTTTGGGTAGGCGGGGAGAGAGAAGATGAAGAGGCTCCGGCGGCCGGGGGCCTGAGGCCCCCGGACCCCCCACTTGGGAAAAAGGGTGGGGGGAGCTGGCTGTGGGACGGTGAATGTTCAGGAACCGGGAGGGTTAGCCTCCCGGTTCGTGTTTGAAGCCCTGGGGGCTTTCTTCTCTTTGGCGAAAACGGTAGACCACGGCATGGCAAACACCGGCGACGGCATCATCCTGGGACTCGATCCCGGCTCGCGGGCCACGGGCTATGGCCTGGTGCGCGAACGCTCGGGCGTGCTCGAACTGGTTGACGCCGGCGTGGTGCGAACGACCAGCCAGCCCGATTTCCCCAGCCGCCTGGGCGTCATCTTTACCGCCGTGGCCGAACTCATCAACCGCCACGGCCCGGCCGAGGTCTCGGTGGAAAACGTGTTTGTCTCCAAAAACGCCGCCACGGCCCTCAAGCTCGGCCAGGCCCGGGGCGCGGCCCTGGCCGCCTGCGCCGTGGCTGGCCTTAGCGTCCATTCCTACGAACCGACCGTAATCAAGCAAAGCCTGGTGGGCACGGGACGGGCCGAGAAGTCCCAGGTGGCCTTCATGGTGGCGCGGGTGCTGGCATGCCGGGAAACTTTCGCCGTGGACGCCACCGACGCCCTGGCCGCGGCCGTGTGCCACCTCAATCAACGGCGGCTGACCCGCCTGTGCGGGGCCAGATGATCGGCTATCTCGAAGGCCGGGTCGTGGCCCGGCGCGACCGGTTTGCCATCGTGCTCACCCCGGGCGGCGTGGGCTACGAACTGGAGATGCCAACGCCCGTAGCCGCCGCGCTGCCGGCCCCGGGCGGCCAGGTTTCGCTTTTCGTCCATACCGTGGTGCGCGAGGACGCCCTGGAACTCTTCGGCTTCGCCTCCCTCGACGACCGCGAGACTTTCCGCACGCTGATTGGCATCTCCAAGCTCGGCCCGCGCACGGCCCTGGCCATCCTGTCGCATTTTACCGCCGACGATCTGCTGCGCGTGGTGGCCTCCGGCGACGCCGAGGCCCTGGTGCGGGTGCCGGGCATCGGCAAGAAAAGCGCCCAGCGCATCTTTATCGAGCTGTCCTACAAGCTCGAAGGCCGCGCCCCGGCGGCCGGGCTGGCCCCGTCGGTTCCGATCCCCGGCGGTGTGGCCGGCGACGTCGTGGCCGGGCTGACCAACCTCGGCTATCCCGAACCCGAGGCCCGGCAGGTCGCGGCCGAGGTCCTGGAGGCCGAACCCGACCTCGACGTGGCCGCCGCCCTGCGCCAGGCCCTCAAACGGCTGGCTGCGGCCAAGCAGTCATGAGCATGGACGACAAGGATTTCTGTCCGCCCGAGGGGCTCATCCCGGCCGCTCCCTCGCCCGACGACACCATCCGGCCGTCGCGCCTGGCCGATTTCATCGGCCAGGACGACCTGCGCGCCAACCTCAAGGTCTTCCTGCGCGCCGCCCTGGAGCAGGGCCGCACCCTGGACCACAGCCTGCTCTACGGCCCGCCGGGCCTGGGCAAGACCACCCTGGCCCAGATCATGGCCTCGGAACTCGGCGTCAATCTGGTCCAGACCACCGGCCCGGTCCTGGAACGCTGCGGCGACCTGGCCGCCATCGTCACCAACCTGCGCCGGGGCGACATCCTCTTTATTGATGAAATCCACCGGATGCCGGCGGCGGTGGAGGAAATCCTCTACCCGGCCATGGAGGATTTCAAGCTCGACCTCATCATCGGCCAGGGGCCGGGGGCGCGCACCGTGCGCATCGACCTCGAACCCTTCACCCTGGTCGGGGCCACCACCCGCCTGGGGCTACTCACTTCGCCCCTGCGCGACCGCTTTGGCGTCATTTTTCGCCTAGAATTTTACGGCCCTGACGAGCTGGCCCGCATCGTCACCCGGGCGGCCGGCATTCTCGGCATCGCCATCACCCCGGACGGGGCCTTGGCCATTGGCCAGCGCTCCCGGGGCACGCCGCGCATCGCCGGCCGGCTGCTGCGTCGGGTGCGCGATTTCGCGGTGGTGGCCGGGGCGCAAACCCTGGACGGCGAGTTGGCCGCCAAGGCCCTGGCTCGCCTGGACGTCGATCCCCATGGCCTGGACATGATGGACCGCAAGATTTTGGAGACCCTCATCCATCATTATGAAGGCGGGCCGGTGGGGGTGAAAACCCTGGCCGTGGCCCTAAGCGAAGAGGTGCGCACCCTGGAGGAGATCTACGAGCCGTATCTCATCCAGTGCGGGCTTATTAAGCGCACCCCGCGCGGCCGGGTGGCCACGGCCAAGGCCTATGCCCATATCAAGGGGAAATTGGGCTAGCGCCACGTCCCTTGAAAATACAATTTTTCGGGACCACCATCCCGCCAAGGCCGGCCCCGATGCGGGATTCCAAAGGGCGGCAGCCCTTTGGCCGCCGGAGGCTTTTTCCCTACACCTCTACGCAACTCCGAACCCACACCACCACCAAGGACGCAACATGCCGCCGACTCGGCTTGCCGTGACATTACTGGCCCATACCCCCGACGCGTTGGCCCTGATCTATGCCGCTTTTCGGCAGTGCTACCATGCCGGCGACGTGGCCGACCTGTGGCCGCGCCTGCTGTCCGGCGACATCGCCCCGGACAAGCAGGCCGCTTTTGTGGCCCGGATACTGGAGTCCGGCCACGAATCGCCCATTGAGCACGTATCGTTCACCTTTGCCGTCTCCGGCGTGTCCCGGGCGTTGTCCCATCAGCTCGTGCGCCACCGCATCGCCAGCTATTCCCAGCAGTCCCAGCGCTATGTGGACGCCCTGGGCTTTGATTACGTGCTGCCGCCCCAGATCGCGGCCATTCCCGAGGCCCGGGCGCGGTACGAGGCGGCCATGGAGCAGGCCGGGGCGGCGTATGCCGAGCTGCAGGAGATCCTGGCCAGCCACGGACGCGGCGACAAGGCCAACGAGGACGCCCGGTTCGTGTTGCCCAACGCCTGCGAGACCAAGGTGGTCGTGACCATGAACTGCCGGTCGCTTTTGCACTTTTTCGAGCTGCGCTGTTGCACCCGGGCCCAGTGGGAGATCCGGGCCATGGCCCTGGCCATGCTGGACCAGTGCCGCCAAGCCCTGTCCGTGATCTTTGCCGGGGCCGGGGCGCGCTGCGAGCGGCTTGGCTACTGTCCCGAGGCCGAGCGCTTCACCTGCGGCCGTTATCCCAGACTCGGGCAAATCGGTTCCCATTCCGCCTAATTCCTGAAATCCGGCTTTCCTTGTCTGATTTTGAAGCCCGCCGTGCCAACGGCGGGCTTTTTCGTTGTGCCCGCAAAAAGGCGGGAAAAGCGGGAGAAAGTTTTTTTCTAAATAAAATTGTATGGTTGTTCGTGTCGTGTGCATGTTGCCGAAACCTGTTGACGACCGGCAAAGGTAAGGGCCGAGCGGGTTTTGGCGGTGGTCAACCAAAAAGTGGCCTGTTGGAAGACGAAATATTTAGACTTCAAGTGACATAAGTAGAGATAATGACGTTAATGGTTGTGGAAAACACTTTCACAGGTGTGCATAATGTGGCCCTTTGCCGGGAAACCCTTGCGCCATGCGGCTTCAAGGGCTGCCCCGAAAGCCCACGTTTCACGGGGGTTGGCGAGAAATCAACGAATTTCCAGCCGGTTGCGCTGTAGAGAACCAAAGCGTCGCGCCCCGGAAAGCGAACCCTAATCGTCCTTTGCCCGGCCACGGACCGGCCGTAGTGTGCGCGCCATGGAAACGATTTGGTCACAAACCAAACAACTGCTCGAAAAGACCCTGAGCCCCGGACTGTTCAACCTCTGGATCAAGCCCCTCGCGGCCCGGGCCTGTGATGGCGCGCTGGAACTTGTCGCCCCCAACGCCTTTGTGGCCGCCTGGGTGCGCGAACGACTGAGCGATTCCATTGCCGAGGCCGCCGCCGTGGCCATGGGCGCGCGTCCCCAGGTGTTCGTGGTCGAAGCCGGGGCAACCGCCGCCCCTATTGCTGCCCCGTCCGCCTCCGGCCGCCCGCGTCGCCAGCCAGGACAACGCCCGGCCGGCCCTCGGCCCGTGGCCGCGCCCTTGACCCTGCCCGTGGCCCCCAGCGCCCCGCCGGCTTTGGCCGACCGGTTCCGCTTCAGCTACGACGAGTTCGTGGTCGGCCCGTCCAACGAGATGGCTTACGCCGCGAGCAAGGGCATCTGCGACCTGTCCTTGTCGGCGGAGCAGCTTTTTATCAGCTCGGCTCCGGGCCTGGGCAAGACCCACCTCATCCAGGCCATGGGACGCCGCATCCTCGGCGGCCAGCCCGGACGCCAGCCCCGGGTCGCCTATCTCTCGGCCGAGGAGTTCGCCAATCGGCTGGTCATGGCCATCAAGACCAAGCAGGTTGAGCAGTTCAAGGCCGCCTTCCGGGAAAACGTCGATGTCCTGCTCTTGGAGGACGTTCATTTTTTCCGCGACAAGCCGCGCATCCAGGACGAGCTGCTCAATACCTTAAAAGCCCTCAACGCCCGGGGCTGCCGTCTGGTCTTTACGAGCTCCTTTTTGCCCAAGGAGCTTTCGGGCCTGGACAGCCAGCTGTTGTCGCGCATCAACTCGGGCTTTTTGGCCGTCATCGACAAGCCCGACCTGGACATGCGCCGCCGCATCCTGGCCCGCAAGGCCGCCGTGCACCAGGTGCTTTTGCCCGAGGAAGTGTCCACGCTCCTGGCCGACAAGCTGCCCTCGGATGTGCGCCAACTGGAGAGCTGCCTGCAAAACCTCGTGCTCAAGGCCAAGCTCCTCAATTGCCGCATTTCCGTGGACCTGGCCTGGGACGTGCTGCGCCACTATGACGTGGCTCAGGCCCCGGTCAGCCTGGACGACATCGTGTCCTACGTCTGCGACGTCTACCGCCTTTCGCCCGACCAGCTCAAGTCCAAGTCGCGCAAGCGCCAGTACGTCCTGGCCCGCAACACGGCCTTCCTGCTGGCCCGGCAGCACACCGACCTGTCGCTGGCCGACATCGGCGTGCAGTTTAATCGCCGCCATTCCACGGTGGTCAAGGGCATCACCGCCCTGGAGCGGCATCTGTCGCTCAAAACCCCGCTTGGGCGCGAGCTGGAGCGCACCATCGAGCAGATGCGGGGATGAGCATCGTCACAATTTCCCAGCCAGGCCCCCATCACGGGCAGTCCTGCCGCAAACTCCGGCGACCGGCATACCCGGTTACGCCCCGTGGAGCCGGCAGGCAGTCTCACACACGGTTACCACTCGCCAGCTAGGGGGAGGCCGCCATTGGCCGGGCGGGCGTCGGACGCAAGTTCGACGCCCGTCTTTTTTTGCCCGACCCGCGTTTCCCGGCGCATCGACCGCCGCCCGTTGCCAAGGAAGCCGCCTCGGGCTATCCCCAAACCAGTCGATTTTTGCCAACTCCAACCTCTCGGGACATCGCCATGCCGTTCGCCGCAGCCGTCTTCGCCGATCTTGCCCGCATCCGTCAAAACGCGCCGCTGGTCGTCAACATCACCAATAACGTCGTTACCAACGTCACGGCCAACGCCTTGCTGGCCCTGGGAGCCTCGCCGGCCATGACCCACCATCCGGCCGACGCCGCCGAACTGGCCGCCCTGGCCGGGGCGCTGGTGTGCAACATGGGCACCCCGGGTGGGGAAAATATCGAGGCCATGCTGGCTGCCGGAGAAGCCGCAAACGCTGCCGGCGTGCCCGTGGTCTTTGATCCCGTGGCCGCTGGCGTCACCACGCGTCGGCGCGAAGTGGCCGGGCGGATGCTGGAAACCGTGCGCTTGGCCGCTATTCGGGGCAATGCCTCGGAGATCCTCGCCCTGGCCGGCGAGGCCGCCCTTTCCAAGGGCGCCGACAGCCAGCACGCCAGCCGCGAGGCCGCGCCGGCCGCCGTGGCCCTGGCCCGGTCCCTGGGTTGCACGGTGTGCGTCAGCGGCGAGGTGGATGTTATAACCGACGGCGAGCGCGTGGTGGAGCTGGCCGGGGGGCATGCCATGATGACCCGGGTCACGGGCCTTGGCTGCACGGCCACGGCCTTTGTGGGCGCGTTTTTGGCCGTCAATCCGGACTTTTTCGCCGCCACCGGCCACGCCATGGCCGTCATGGCCGCCGCCGGCCGCCTGGCCGCCGCCGGCGTGGCCGGTCCGGGCAGCCTGGCCGTGCGCTTCCTGGATGTGGTCTTCAACCTCACCGAAGCCGAGATCGCGGCCGGGGCGCGGGTGAGCGCATGAAGCCGGACTTCGATCCAACCCTGTATCTGGTCACGGACCGGGGATGCCTTGCCGGGCGCGATCTGCTTGATGTCGTCGGCCGGGCCGTGGCCGGCGGGGCGAAGCTTGTGCAGCTGCGCGAGAAAAACGCCTGCACCCGGGAGTTCGTGGAACTGGCCCGGGCGCTGGTGGGCCTTGTGCGTCCCCTTGGGGCCAGGCTCGTCATCAACGACCGGGTGGACGTGGCCCTGGCCTGCGACGCCGACGGCGTTCACGTGGGCCAGGACGACATGCGCCCGGCCGACGTGCGCGCGCTCATCGGCTCCCAGCGTATCCTCGGCCTGTCCGTCACCGGCGAGGACGAGACCCTCGCCGCCCGGGGGGAGCCGGTCGATTACCTCGGTGCCGGGCCGGTTTTCGCCACGGCCACCAAGAAGGACGCCGGCGCGCCCCAGGGCCTCGATGGTCTGGCCCGCATGATCGCCCTGGCCGAAGTGCCGGTGGTGGCCATCGGCGCGGTGACAGCGGCCAACGCGGCCGCGGTCATGGCCGCCGGCGCGGCCGGGCTGGCCGTGGTGTCGGCCATCTGCGCCGCCCCGGACCCCGAAGCCGCCGCCAGGGAGCTGCGGGCTATCGCCGAGGGGAGGTGAGGAGAAGAATGAAGAATGCCTTGGCGGCCGGGGGCCTGAGGCCCCCGGACCCCCCGCATG
It contains:
- the thiM gene encoding hydroxyethylthiazole kinase — translated: MPFAAAVFADLARIRQNAPLVVNITNNVVTNVTANALLALGASPAMTHHPADAAELAALAGALVCNMGTPGGENIEAMLAAGEAANAAGVPVVFDPVAAGVTTRRREVAGRMLETVRLAAIRGNASEILALAGEAALSKGADSQHASREAAPAAVALARSLGCTVCVSGEVDVITDGERVVELAGGHAMMTRVTGLGCTATAFVGAFLAVNPDFFAATGHAMAVMAAAGRLAAAGVAGPGSLAVRFLDVVFNLTEAEIAAGARVSA
- the thiE gene encoding thiamine phosphate synthase, which codes for MKPDFDPTLYLVTDRGCLAGRDLLDVVGRAVAGGAKLVQLREKNACTREFVELARALVGLVRPLGARLVINDRVDVALACDADGVHVGQDDMRPADVRALIGSQRILGLSVTGEDETLAARGEPVDYLGAGPVFATATKKDAGAPQGLDGLARMIALAEVPVVAIGAVTAANAAAVMAAGAAGLAVVSAICAAPDPEAAARELRAIAEGR
- a CDS encoding chromosomal replication initiator protein DnaA encodes the protein METIWSQTKQLLEKTLSPGLFNLWIKPLAARACDGALELVAPNAFVAAWVRERLSDSIAEAAAVAMGARPQVFVVEAGATAAPIAAPSASGRPRRQPGQRPAGPRPVAAPLTLPVAPSAPPALADRFRFSYDEFVVGPSNEMAYAASKGICDLSLSAEQLFISSAPGLGKTHLIQAMGRRILGGQPGRQPRVAYLSAEEFANRLVMAIKTKQVEQFKAAFRENVDVLLLEDVHFFRDKPRIQDELLNTLKALNARGCRLVFTSSFLPKELSGLDSQLLSRINSGFLAVIDKPDLDMRRRILARKAAVHQVLLPEEVSTLLADKLPSDVRQLESCLQNLVLKAKLLNCRISVDLAWDVLRHYDVAQAPVSLDDIVSYVCDVYRLSPDQLKSKSRKRQYVLARNTAFLLARQHTDLSLADIGVQFNRRHSTVVKGITALERHLSLKTPLGRELERTIEQMRG